GGCGAAGTAACAGTTGCACTTAATGACACTGACAGTACTGCTGCTACTAAAAAAACTGGCGCATGGGATTCAAAAACTTCTACTTTAACAATTACTGTTAACAGCAAAAAAACTAAAGATCTTGTATTTACAAAACAAGACACAATAACTGTACAAAAGTACGACTCAGCAGGAACTAATTTAGAGGGCTCTGCAGTCGAAATTAAAACACTTGACGAACTTAAAAACGCTTTAAAATAAAGGAGAATTTATGAGACAACAATATTTACTAGTATTTGCTTTAATATTAGCTTTAATAGCATGTTCACAAAAAGGTACTGAGCCAAAAGATGATAATTATAATGACCAAGAGATTGCAAGCGGCGATAAAGAGCCAAAAATCTCTAAAAAGGAACTTCCTCGGGAAACAGAAACCGCCGTATCTTTATTTAATGGCAATGAAATTTTTATAAGCAAAGAAAAAAATTCTGCTGGTAAATATGACTTAAGAGCAAGAGTTGACTTGGTTGAACTTAAAGGCACTTCTGATAAAAACACTGGTGCTGGAAAACTTGAAGGTTTGAAAGCTGACAAGAGTAAAGTAACAATGACAATTTCTGATGATCTAAATACAGTAACCGTAGAAACATATGATGCAAGCAATAAAAAAACTGGAAGTGAAGTTGTTAAAAAACAAGGGTCAGTAATAAAAGAATCTTACAAAGCCAATAAATTAGACTCAAAAAAATTAACAAGATCAAATGATACTACACTTGAATATTCACAAATGACAGATGAGGAAAATGCTACAAAAGCAGTAGAAACTCTAAAAAATGGTATTAAGTTCGAAGGAAATCTTGTTGGTGGAAAAACAACAGTAAAAATAACAGAAGGTACTGTTACATTAAAAAGAGAAATCGATAAAGATGGAAAAATAAAAGTCTTTTTAGATGACACTGCAACTGATAATACTAAAAAAACAGGTAAATGGAACGAAAGTAATAATACCTTAACAGTTACTGTTGACAGCAAAAAAACTAAAGATCTTGTATTCTCAGACGATGGTACAATTACAGTACAAAAATATGACACAGCGGGTACTAATCTTGAAGGCAGCCCAAGTGAAATTAAAGATCTTGCAGCACTTAAAGGCGCTTTAAAATAACACATAAGCAAACCTCCTACAACGGCATTAGCCAATGTGGGATGTTGTTTATTACAACTTAAAAATTGAATTTATATTTTTCAATTTGTTACTTCTGGGAAAAGTCTCTTAGGAGACTTTTCCTCTTGTAAAAAAAGAAAACATAAAAAATACACAAATCAACTAATTTTAAGCTTTTAAAATCAAAATAAAAAGCCTTAATTGGCTAAACTTATGACTAAAATTAAGAAAACTAATGGGGATAATTCCTTCACTCAAGCCTAGCTCTTGAATGAAGGACAAACAAATAAAAATAATCTAATTAAATTCTTAATAAAATTAAACCCATCGCTAATAAGCTCACTATTTTAAATAAAAATTAACGCGTAAAAATAATTTACTCTTAATATAAGTTAATACTTTATTATATTTTATTACAAAAACTTAATTTTGTAAAGTATATTTAACAAATATGCATTAAATATACTTTTTTTTATCTTTTTTATATAAAAATACTTTACTTTTTTAAGAAACTGTACTATTAATTAATGTAGAATTAAAGAAACTACTTATATTAGGAGTATAAAATTGGAAACATTAAAGCAAAAATCACTAAACACTACAAAAAGGGTAAAAAAAACTACAAAGAACTTCCAACACAACTTGATTGTATTAATTTCTACGCTCAACTTTATAAACTTAAACTTAAAAAAATATACACAAAAAAACATTCTTTACTTTCTAAACAAAAACCTTGAAAGAAATAAACAAAACCCCATAAAATTAAAAACACTACAAAACTATTTATACACATTAGATAAAAAATTTAAAATTACACTAAACTACTGCAAACATTTAGGAAAAAATTCTGGAAGCGAAACTTATTATAAACTTAAATATGAAAAAGAAAAATGCTATTCAATAATTAACACATACTTTAAGGAACAAACAAATAATAAAATTAATGAATTTGTGCAAAGAATAAATAAATTTAATCAAATAAATAGTAGTGTTAAATGGGAGTGTATTAATAATACTAATAATATATATAAATATATAGAATATAGAAATATACACAAAAATTCTAAAAAAACAATAAATAATAACAATCTACTAAAAAAATATTTAAGTAAATGCAATTTCAAAACAGAAATTCCATCTCTAATAATGAATTTAAAAACTACTAACAAGATTAAAATCTATCATTTAAGAAACTTAAAACACATTGAAAACGATCTTAAAGGGGTAGATCCCAAAAAAATAGAAAAGCACCTATCAAATGTAATAAAAGACAATATAAACAATCCAGGATACCTGTGTAAATTTTTTAAAAACAACGGATATAAAAAGCTAATAAATAAAATAAAAGAAACAAATAAAAAATATAAAAACAAAACAGAAATTTTAAAAAAAGTACTCAGAGAAAAGATAAAAGAATTAGAGAACGAGCAATATAAAAAAGAAGAGCTTGAAAAGTTTTTTAACAAAACATATGAAATTTACAAAATAAAACCACATTTCATAATAGAATACAAAAAATATCCAGATTTAGATAAATTGGTTAAAAGGGCAAAAAAAGAAATTTGTAAAATTCAAGATAAAATGGCACGGCTTAAAAGTATAAAAAACAACATTTTTAGTATATTATTAGAACAGTTAAGGCATAAAGTAGACAATGATAAACTAATCCCTACTTTAAAAGAATTCATTGAGAATGAGCCTGACCTTAAATATAGCAAGGTATTTGACAATTCCTACTATAATGATTTGATTGAAATAGTGAGCTGAAAAGAAAATGAACAGTTTAGCTCTGATATTAAGGAAAAAGGAAAAAAATGACGGCTTTACTTGAACGATTAAAGCAAAAACAAAAAGAATTAAAATTAAAAACAGATGATAAACCAAAATTCAAAAAAGAAAAAAAGGCTAATGTTTTTTCTAAAATTGAGGAGGTTAAGGGTAGAAAAATATATCATACTAAAATCTTTAATGATTTTTATACATTTGGGATAAGTAAAAATGAACCTACTAAATTTTTCATTTCTTTAAGAGGAATCTTTAACATAGAAGACATAAGCATGTTTCATTTATTCTCATTAAGAGGAGAGGATAAATTTATGGGAATTTATTACGGAATAAGAAAGCTTGATAAAGCGTTTATTGTAAAGAATTTCAACAAAAAAGAAACTTACACTTTGAGAAAATGTGAATATATTGAATTTAAGTTTAAAAAAGGTTCTGTTTTTTGTTATTTAAACGGTCTTCATATTTTACTTAAAAAGGATAGGGTTAACAGTCCATATTATAATACACTTTTAAATATTATTTTAGAGCTAGAAACTGAACTTTACACTTTTTATAATAAAAAATTATCGAAAGGGGGAATTATTCCTGAATGGATAAGAAAGAAACAAAAGTAATAACAGTTGCAAGTATAAAAGGCGGCGTTGGTAAAAGCACGACAAGTTTAATTTTTGCCACATTGCTTTCAATCAAATGTAAAGTTCTCTTAATAGATATTGATACTCAAGCTTCAACAACAAGCTATTTTTTTAATAAAATCAAAGATAACAAAATAGATTTAATAAATAACAACATATACGAAGTATTAATATCGAATTTACACATAGACAATGCACTAATAACAATTAATAAAAATTTGGATTTAATTCCAAGTTATTTAACATTACATAAATTCAATTCAGAATCTATTCCATACAAAGAATTTAAATTAAAAGAACAGTTAAAGCTACTTAGTAATCATTATGATTATATAATACTTGATACAAACCCCAGCTTAGACTTTACTTTAACGAATGCTCTTGTATGCAGCAATTACATAATAATACCAATAACGGCAGAGAAATGGGCTGTTGAAAGTTTAGATTTGTTTACTTTTTTTATGGACAAGCTACTATTAACACTGCCAATGTATTTAATCAATACTAAATTTAAGAAAAATAATACCCATAAGGAACTTTTAAAGGTTTTAGAGAAAAATAGTAATTTTTTAGGGACAATATCTGAGAGAGAAGATTTAAATAAAAGAATAGCAAAAAACGATAGATTTGATTTGACGAAGGATTACATAATAGAGTACCAAAACACGCTCGACGCGTTTTTAAATAAATCAAGTTACGTACACTAAGTGTACTCGGTTGTAAAGGAGGAGCACAGGTGGATATAAAGATAAATAAAAGAAATTTATCTGAGAGTGTTGGAGAAGAAGGACAAGCTCTTATTCATTATAATAAGCTTAAAGAAAAATTAAACATTAATTTTCAAAAAGAGATTTATTGCAAAATAGAAGCAATGAAAGTTTTAAAAGAAATTAAAGATAAAGAATATTATAAGCTGGACAACTATTCTAGTTTTGATGATTTTGCAAAAGATTACAGACTTGCTAGAACTCAAACATATAAATATCTTAAAATTGCAACAGCAATAGAAGAAGGTTTGATTGAAGAAAAGTATGTAGTTAAAAACGGGATTAACGAGACAATTTATTTGCTTAAGACAAAAGAAAGTCCAAGTTTAAAAAAATCTAACCAGAACCCAATAAAACCATTGAGATTTCAGCTCAAAAAGGAAGAATCTTATTCTTTTTATAAAAAAAATGCTAAGCTTACAAGCTTTCTTTTGGAAAAAATTTTTTTCGAAGAAAAAGATTTTTTATTAAAAATAATTGAAGAATTTGAAATTTCAAGGAACAAACGAAAATGAAATATTTATTTGCAAAACTTGAAAAGTTAGTGTATACTTTATAGGTACAGACTGACACGCAATG
This portion of the Borreliella spielmanii genome encodes:
- a CDS encoding DUF226 domain-containing protein is translated as MTALLERLKQKQKELKLKTDDKPKFKKEKKANVFSKIEEVKGRKIYHTKIFNDFYTFGISKNEPTKFFISLRGIFNIEDISMFHLFSLRGEDKFMGIYYGIRKLDKAFIVKNFNKKETYTLRKCEYIEFKFKKGSVFCYLNGLHILLKKDRVNSPYYNTLLNIILELETELYTFYNKKLSKGGIIPEWIRKKQK
- a CDS encoding chromosome replication/partitioning protein, coding for MDIKINKRNLSESVGEEGQALIHYNKLKEKLNINFQKEIYCKIEAMKVLKEIKDKEYYKLDNYSSFDDFAKDYRLARTQTYKYLKIATAIEEGLIEEKYVVKNGINETIYLLKTKESPSLKKSNQNPIKPLRFQLKKEESYSFYKKNAKLTSFLLEKIFFEEKDFLLKIIEEFEISRNKRK
- a CDS encoding plasmid maintenance protein — translated: METLKQKSLNTTKRVKKTTKNFQHNLIVLISTLNFINLNLKKYTQKNILYFLNKNLERNKQNPIKLKTLQNYLYTLDKKFKITLNYCKHLGKNSGSETYYKLKYEKEKCYSIINTYFKEQTNNKINEFVQRINKFNQINSSVKWECINNTNNIYKYIEYRNIHKNSKKTINNNNLLKKYLSKCNFKTEIPSLIMNLKTTNKIKIYHLRNLKHIENDLKGVDPKKIEKHLSNVIKDNINNPGYLCKFFKNNGYKKLINKIKETNKKYKNKTEILKKVLREKIKELENEQYKKEELEKFFNKTYEIYKIKPHFIIEYKKYPDLDKLVKRAKKEICKIQDKMARLKSIKNNIFSILLEQLRHKVDNDKLIPTLKEFIENEPDLKYSKVFDNSYYNDLIEIVS
- the ospB gene encoding outer surface lipoprotein OspB, with the translated sequence MRQQYLLVFALILALIACSQKGTEPKDDNYNDQEIASGDKEPKISKKELPRETETAVSLFNGNEIFISKEKNSAGKYDLRARVDLVELKGTSDKNTGAGKLEGLKADKSKVTMTISDDLNTVTVETYDASNKKTGSEVVKKQGSVIKESYKANKLDSKKLTRSNDTTLEYSQMTDEENATKAVETLKNGIKFEGNLVGGKTTVKITEGTVTLKREIDKDGKIKVFLDDTATDNTKKTGKWNESNNTLTVTVDSKKTKDLVFSDDGTITVQKYDTAGTNLEGSPSEIKDLAALKGALK
- a CDS encoding ParA family protein, which gives rise to MDKKETKVITVASIKGGVGKSTTSLIFATLLSIKCKVLLIDIDTQASTTSYFFNKIKDNKIDLINNNIYEVLISNLHIDNALITINKNLDLIPSYLTLHKFNSESIPYKEFKLKEQLKLLSNHYDYIILDTNPSLDFTLTNALVCSNYIIIPITAEKWAVESLDLFTFFMDKLLLTLPMYLINTKFKKNNTHKELLKVLEKNSNFLGTISEREDLNKRIAKNDRFDLTKDYIIEYQNTLDAFLNKSSYVH